The Candidatus Eremiobacterota bacterium genome includes a window with the following:
- a CDS encoding S9 family peptidase: MATPLVPSDLLQLVLVADPQLSPDGSAVFYRRAWFDREADELRGAIRRIDRDGAERAFTSGTNDRLPRVAPDGSALAFVADRDGKTRLCVLRLDGGEAQLLGEEYKKITALAWSPDSKRIAFVANAPHDAASAPIYHDEKSGARHIRMLPFKSDAEGLLDGVRKHLFVVDAAGGSAKQITGGDFDVSAPSWSPDGTRVAFHARIGIREDATALSDIYLVDVASGALTALTHGEGPMINPSFSHDGREIAFLGHFHGDDGGGRFDTELLVIGADGGAPRSLSAGLGRTVGGALAGDLRSGGTTVPQWSAGDKEIVTQVCDEGSTTLRAFARDGSKTRVVAGGERDVFAFSVGGDGAVAFAYSTPVVPNEIALVEPYGGERTLTDTNPWLADKNVVAPKRYRPRADDGAVLDGWLIAPRQPQEKTPPLVLEVHGGPHGAYGHTFFFEFQVLAAQGIAVAYGNPRGSQSYGHEYSNAIIGDWGGIDAADVLRILDGALEQGSFDAARIGVAGGSYGGFMTTWLLGHSDRFAAGVSMRAVNDHVSEIGASDLGWFLERELQTKYADDAGRKLFEMSPMRAAKSISAPLLVEHSERDFRCPIDQGEQLFTILRRLGNGATEFVRFTDTGHEMSRAGKPRSRILRLRAIAHWFIRHLKPAGVEPVPDEAGALFRKLAGEAELDQT, encoded by the coding sequence ATGGCTACTCCTCTCGTTCCGAGCGACCTCTTGCAGCTGGTGCTCGTCGCCGACCCGCAGCTCAGCCCCGACGGTTCGGCCGTGTTCTACCGCCGCGCGTGGTTCGATCGCGAGGCCGACGAGCTGCGCGGCGCGATCCGGCGCATCGACCGCGACGGCGCGGAGCGCGCGTTCACCAGCGGCACGAACGACCGCCTTCCGCGCGTCGCACCGGACGGCTCGGCGCTGGCGTTCGTCGCCGACCGCGACGGGAAGACGCGGCTGTGCGTACTGCGGCTCGACGGCGGCGAAGCGCAACTGCTCGGCGAGGAGTACAAGAAGATCACCGCGCTCGCGTGGTCCCCCGACTCGAAGCGCATCGCGTTCGTCGCGAACGCGCCGCACGACGCCGCGAGCGCCCCGATCTACCACGACGAGAAGAGCGGCGCGCGGCACATTCGCATGCTGCCGTTCAAGAGCGACGCCGAGGGGCTGCTCGACGGCGTGCGCAAGCATCTCTTCGTCGTCGACGCCGCGGGCGGTTCGGCGAAACAGATCACCGGCGGCGATTTCGACGTGAGCGCGCCGTCGTGGTCGCCGGACGGAACGCGCGTCGCGTTCCACGCGCGGATCGGCATCCGCGAGGACGCGACCGCGCTCAGCGACATTTACCTCGTGGACGTCGCGAGCGGCGCTTTGACCGCGCTCACCCACGGCGAAGGGCCGATGATCAACCCGTCGTTCTCGCACGACGGTCGCGAGATCGCGTTCCTCGGCCACTTCCACGGCGACGACGGCGGCGGCCGCTTCGACACCGAGCTGCTGGTCATCGGCGCGGACGGCGGTGCGCCGCGCTCGCTCTCCGCCGGGCTCGGACGAACCGTCGGCGGCGCGCTGGCGGGCGATCTGCGCAGCGGCGGGACGACGGTGCCGCAGTGGAGCGCCGGCGACAAGGAGATCGTCACGCAGGTGTGCGACGAGGGCAGCACGACGCTGCGCGCGTTCGCGCGCGACGGCAGCAAGACGCGCGTCGTCGCTGGCGGCGAGCGCGACGTCTTCGCGTTCAGCGTGGGCGGCGACGGCGCGGTGGCGTTCGCGTACTCGACGCCGGTGGTGCCGAACGAGATCGCGCTCGTCGAGCCGTACGGCGGCGAGCGCACGCTGACCGACACGAACCCGTGGCTCGCCGACAAAAACGTCGTTGCGCCGAAGCGCTACCGCCCGCGCGCCGACGACGGCGCGGTCCTCGACGGCTGGCTCATCGCGCCGCGGCAGCCGCAGGAGAAGACACCGCCGCTGGTGCTCGAAGTCCACGGCGGCCCGCACGGCGCCTACGGCCACACGTTCTTCTTCGAGTTTCAGGTGCTGGCCGCGCAAGGGATCGCGGTCGCGTACGGCAACCCGCGCGGCTCGCAGTCGTACGGGCACGAGTACTCCAACGCGATCATCGGCGACTGGGGCGGAATCGACGCGGCGGACGTGCTGCGCATCCTCGACGGCGCGCTCGAGCAAGGCTCGTTCGACGCTGCCCGCATCGGCGTCGCCGGCGGCTCGTACGGCGGCTTCATGACGACCTGGCTGCTCGGGCACAGCGACCGCTTCGCGGCCGGCGTCTCGATGCGCGCGGTCAACGACCACGTCAGCGAGATCGGCGCGTCGGACCTGGGCTGGTTTCTCGAGCGCGAGCTGCAGACGAAGTACGCCGACGACGCCGGCCGCAAGCTGTTCGAGATGTCGCCGATGCGTGCGGCGAAGTCGATCAGCGCGCCGCTGCTGGTCGAGCACAGCGAGCGCGACTTCCGCTGCCCGATCGATCAGGGCGAACAGCTCTTCACGATCCTCCGCCGCCTCGGCAACGGTGCAACGGAGTTCGTCCGCTTCACCGACACCGGCCACGAGATGTCCCGCGCCGGCAAACCCCGCTCGCGCATCCTGCGCCTGCGCGCGATCGCCCACTGGTTCATCCGCCACTTGAAGCCTGCCGGCGTCGAGCCCGTGCCGGACGAAGCCG
- a CDS encoding serine hydrolase yields MRRARFLGGAAAAAACVSPLRGIAQPGLDVSDIVNRIPGITGVAARTMGNGPPVIDVRGDEQFPAASVIKLAIMATVYRAYDAGTAKPSDLVKTRASDLIGGSDVLAGSPPGKEWSIDTLIKAMIHVSDNAAANTLMTAFGIGTINATMQLVGMVGSRLARHFADVVPSWRRSENHLTPNDTAALLFAIERGAREGIPTVASPQSCRAMVQVLLGNDDRTKIVRGLPPGTPCAHKTGEIDYTRNDAGIIDPFGDNPYVLVVLTKELRDHAAGNAGIAAIAQRVDKVLRQGSSTG; encoded by the coding sequence GTGAGACGCGCGCGCTTTCTCGGCGGCGCGGCGGCGGCTGCGGCCTGCGTGAGCCCGCTGCGCGGCATCGCGCAACCGGGGCTGGACGTCAGCGATATCGTCAACCGCATTCCCGGGATCACCGGCGTCGCGGCGCGCACGATGGGGAACGGCCCGCCGGTGATCGACGTGCGCGGCGACGAGCAGTTTCCGGCCGCCTCGGTGATCAAGCTCGCCATCATGGCGACGGTCTACCGCGCCTACGACGCCGGGACCGCGAAGCCGAGCGATCTCGTGAAGACGCGCGCATCGGACCTGATCGGCGGTTCCGACGTGCTGGCCGGTTCGCCGCCCGGCAAGGAATGGAGCATCGACACGCTGATCAAGGCGATGATCCACGTCAGCGACAACGCGGCGGCGAACACGCTGATGACGGCGTTCGGGATCGGCACGATCAACGCGACGATGCAGCTGGTCGGGATGGTGGGCTCGCGGCTGGCGCGCCACTTCGCCGACGTCGTGCCGTCGTGGCGCCGCAGCGAGAACCACCTCACCCCGAACGACACCGCGGCGCTGCTCTTCGCGATCGAGCGCGGCGCGCGCGAAGGGATTCCGACGGTCGCTTCGCCACAAAGCTGCCGCGCGATGGTGCAGGTGCTGCTCGGCAACGACGATCGCACGAAGATCGTGCGCGGCCTGCCGCCCGGAACGCCGTGCGCGCACAAGACCGGCGAGATCGACTACACGCGCAACGACGCCGGCATCATCGATCCGTTCGGCGACAACCCGTACGTGCTGGTCGTGCTGACGAAGGAGCTGCGGGACCACGCCGCGGGCAACGCCGGCATCGCGGCGATCGCGCAACGCGTCGACAAGGTCTTGCGGCAGGGATCTTCAACCGGCTGA
- a CDS encoding MFS transporter, with amino-acid sequence MRPSPVVRIVLLWLAGIDLRLTLLAVPPVIPLIHRDLHLNESGIAALSNLPVLVLAGSSMFGALLVARLGARRALVSGLWVIALSSALRGAGPSVATLFAMTLVMGVGIALIQPAFPSLARAWFPDRIAFGTGVWANGLLCGESISASLTIPFLLPLVGGSWERSFVAWSIPVAVTALALGFVRDAGDATSRPANGAWLPDVRDRRTWMLGVFQSAASLTYFGANTFLPDFLHATGEPQLVAAALAALNVAQIPASLVVGLIPMRILGRRETSLFVALLIVVALAGMIAFGGAVAVAAAALLGFTGAYILTMSFALPALLAPPHEIARLAGGTFTVGYTISFVTTLLSGAAWDLTRAPAAAFLPMLLSAAIVAVLGSRLGAALQTAPAVRSAG; translated from the coding sequence GTGCGTCCCTCGCCGGTGGTACGGATCGTGCTGTTGTGGCTGGCAGGGATCGACTTGCGGCTGACGCTGCTCGCGGTACCGCCGGTCATCCCGCTGATCCACCGCGACCTGCACTTGAACGAATCCGGGATCGCGGCGCTCTCGAACCTGCCGGTGCTCGTGCTGGCCGGCTCCTCGATGTTCGGCGCGCTGCTGGTCGCGCGGCTCGGCGCGCGCCGCGCGCTGGTGAGCGGGCTGTGGGTGATCGCGCTCTCGTCCGCGCTGCGCGGCGCCGGCCCGTCGGTCGCGACGCTGTTCGCGATGACGCTGGTGATGGGCGTCGGGATCGCGCTCATCCAGCCCGCGTTTCCGTCGCTCGCGCGCGCGTGGTTTCCGGACCGCATCGCGTTCGGCACCGGCGTGTGGGCGAACGGGCTGCTGTGCGGCGAATCGATCAGCGCCTCGCTGACGATCCCGTTTCTGCTCCCGCTCGTCGGCGGCTCGTGGGAGCGCAGCTTCGTCGCGTGGAGCATCCCGGTCGCGGTGACGGCGCTCGCGCTCGGGTTCGTGCGTGACGCCGGCGACGCAACGAGCCGGCCGGCGAACGGCGCCTGGCTCCCGGACGTGCGCGACCGGCGCACCTGGATGCTCGGCGTCTTTCAGTCCGCGGCGAGCCTGACGTATTTCGGCGCGAACACGTTTCTGCCTGATTTTCTCCACGCGACCGGCGAGCCGCAGCTGGTCGCCGCGGCGCTCGCCGCGCTGAACGTCGCGCAGATCCCGGCCTCGCTGGTCGTCGGTTTGATTCCCATGCGAATCCTGGGGCGGCGGGAGACGTCGCTGTTCGTCGCGCTGCTGATCGTCGTCGCGCTCGCCGGGATGATCGCGTTCGGCGGTGCCGTCGCGGTGGCGGCGGCAGCGCTGCTCGGCTTCACCGGCGCGTACATTCTGACGATGAGCTTCGCGCTGCCCGCGCTGCTCGCGCCGCCGCACGAGATCGCGCGGCTCGCCGGCGGCACCTTCACGGTCGGCTACACGATCTCGTTCGTCACGACGCTGCTCTCCGGCGCCGCCTGGGATCTCACCCGCGCGCCGGCCGCAGCGTTTCTCCCGATGCTTCTCTCGGCGGCGATCGTCGCGGTGCTCGGCTCGCGCCTCGGCGCAGCGCTGCAGACGGCGCCCGCGGTGCGATCAGCCGGTTGA
- a CDS encoding IPT/TIG domain-containing protein produces the protein MQSPTRKADILPPSPPPPNITGVNPSDAIAGTWVEIDGTGFNNVQNVTFRGVTASFKFDSATEVQAVVPAISPGSAPIQITTVNNGLSATSNQASFTVDGYSFDEPDEFDPKKGLPGDSITIHGKDLGTVNQVLFNMDPSKQITTGASQRVVAVVPPDATSGPITLKGPLGSVTSQQNFIVIVPPVLKSVSPQSGPVGTKLTLSGQHFEQVTSVVFSQNGQNYSASYTIKDPRTIKVTVPPGLNPGSATIIATDRAGSGSINFTVTGTTG, from the coding sequence ATGCAATCACCCACCCGCAAAGCCGACATCTTGCCGCCCAGCCCGCCTCCGCCGAACATCACCGGCGTGAATCCGTCCGACGCAATCGCGGGGACCTGGGTCGAGATCGACGGAACGGGGTTCAACAACGTTCAGAACGTCACGTTTCGCGGCGTCACCGCGAGCTTCAAGTTCGACTCGGCGACGGAAGTGCAGGCGGTCGTGCCGGCCATATCGCCCGGCTCAGCCCCCATTCAGATCACCACCGTCAACAACGGCTTGAGCGCGACGAGCAACCAGGCTTCGTTCACGGTGGACGGCTACTCGTTCGACGAGCCCGACGAGTTCGACCCGAAGAAAGGACTCCCGGGCGACTCGATCACGATCCACGGCAAGGACCTGGGCACGGTGAACCAAGTCCTGTTCAACATGGATCCGTCAAAACAGATCACGACGGGCGCCAGCCAGCGCGTCGTCGCGGTCGTGCCTCCCGACGCGACGAGCGGACCGATCACGCTCAAAGGCCCGCTCGGTTCGGTGACCTCGCAGCAGAACTTCATCGTCATCGTGCCGCCGGTGCTGAAGAGCGTCAGCCCGCAGTCGGGTCCGGTCGGGACGAAGCTCACGCTGAGCGGCCAGCACTTCGAGCAGGTGACGTCCGTCGTGTTCAGCCAGAACGGCCAGAACTACAGCGCGAGCTACACGATCAAGGACCCGCGCACCATCAAAGTGACGGTACCGCCGGGACTCAACCCGGGCTCGGCGACCATCATTGCGACCGACCGGGCGGGCTCGGGATCGATCAACTTCACCGTCACCGGGACGACCGGCTAA
- a CDS encoding DUF72 domain-containing protein has translation MASRALVEEFVASASEFGEKLEAILIQTGPDFGPAEIETVEQFVRELPAGPRWAFEVREREWFHGDAHARLRDALGTHGVALAVSDGPFVPLETMLHELRRPTASHAYVRWIGARESVSRFDELVIDRSAEIAQWAEAIRDAAPQLARLAGYANNQYAGFSPGTIRMVYEALAVPHERPARIEQTSLFE, from the coding sequence ATGGCCTCGCGCGCGCTCGTCGAAGAGTTCGTCGCCAGCGCGAGCGAGTTCGGCGAGAAGCTCGAAGCGATCCTGATCCAAACCGGACCGGACTTCGGACCGGCGGAGATCGAGACGGTCGAGCAGTTCGTGCGCGAGTTGCCGGCCGGGCCGCGCTGGGCGTTCGAGGTGCGCGAGCGGGAGTGGTTTCACGGTGATGCGCACGCGCGCTTGCGCGACGCGCTCGGCACGCACGGCGTCGCGCTGGCGGTCAGCGACGGGCCGTTCGTGCCGCTGGAGACGATGCTGCACGAGCTGCGCCGCCCGACCGCCTCGCACGCGTACGTGCGCTGGATCGGCGCGCGCGAGTCGGTCTCGCGCTTCGACGAGCTCGTCATCGACCGCAGCGCGGAGATCGCGCAGTGGGCCGAGGCGATTCGCGACGCGGCACCGCAGCTCGCGCGGCTGGCGGGCTACGCGAACAACCAGTACGCCGGCTTCTCGCCGGGAACGATCAGAATGGTGTACGAGGCGCTCGCCGTGCCGCACGAGCGCCCTGCACGCATCGAACAGACCTCGCTGTTCGAGTGA
- a CDS encoding DUF72 domain-containing protein, whose protein sequence is MGPMYDAGTRPESFLREYAEEFDSVEVDSTFYGTPQPERVRKWAAQVPDGFTFALKLPREITHSAG, encoded by the coding sequence GTGGGTCCGATGTACGACGCGGGAACGCGTCCCGAGAGCTTCTTGCGCGAGTACGCGGAAGAGTTCGACAGCGTCGAAGTGGATTCGACGTTCTACGGGACCCCGCAGCCCGAGCGCGTGCGCAAGTGGGCGGCGCAAGTTCCGGACGGCTTCACCTTCGCGCTGAAGCTGCCGCGTGAGATCACGCACAGCGCCGGCTGA
- a CDS encoding peptidylprolyl isomerase, with protein MPTYTKPSGDELRTLAEEAKTARARISTPKGEIVFQFYPDEAPLHCAAFVKLARAGFYDGLTFHRYEPGFVIQGGDPSGNGTGGPGYNLEAEFSERPHIKGTVAMARSSNPNSAGSQFYICLDDAPFLNRNYTVFGHVVEGQHVVDQIRAGDKMDKVTIEAADGVEIGNG; from the coding sequence ATGCCAACCTACACCAAGCCCTCGGGCGACGAGCTGCGGACGCTCGCCGAGGAAGCAAAGACCGCCCGCGCCCGCATCTCGACGCCGAAGGGCGAGATCGTCTTTCAGTTCTATCCGGACGAGGCGCCGCTCCACTGCGCCGCGTTCGTCAAGCTGGCGCGCGCCGGTTTCTACGACGGGCTGACCTTCCATCGCTACGAGCCCGGCTTCGTGATCCAAGGCGGCGATCCGAGCGGGAACGGAACCGGCGGCCCGGGCTACAACCTGGAAGCTGAGTTCAGCGAGCGGCCGCACATCAAAGGGACGGTCGCGATGGCGCGCTCGTCGAACCCGAACAGCGCCGGCAGCCAGTTCTACATCTGCCTCGACGACGCGCCGTTCCTCAACCGCAACTACACCGTTTTCGGCCACGTCGTCGAGGGCCAGCACGTCGTCGACCAGATCCGCGCCGGCGACAAGATGGACAAGGTGACGATCGAAGCCGCCGACGGCGTCGAGATCGGAAACGGCTGA
- a CDS encoding ATP-binding protein, translating into MRGHGSGGGATLQLRVPPEPRFGRLTRERVAQFTADHCIPEADAEAFLTAVSEALANAIEHSGTPTSIEVSCRLTGRRLVATVVDDGVGFASEVPGEPVLPDPLAERGRGLPIMRRLTDHFEVRSTPGAGTSVILERMIRRSAESEDDDDIAS; encoded by the coding sequence ATGAGGGGCCATGGCAGCGGCGGCGGCGCGACGCTGCAGCTTCGTGTCCCCCCGGAGCCCCGGTTCGGACGCCTCACCCGCGAGCGCGTCGCGCAGTTCACCGCCGACCACTGCATCCCCGAAGCCGACGCCGAAGCGTTTCTGACCGCCGTCTCGGAGGCGCTCGCCAACGCGATCGAGCACTCGGGGACGCCCACCTCGATCGAGGTTTCGTGCCGGCTGACCGGCCGGCGGCTGGTGGCGACCGTCGTCGACGACGGGGTCGGCTTCGCGAGCGAGGTCCCCGGCGAGCCGGTGCTGCCCGATCCCCTCGCCGAGCGCGGCCGCGGGCTCCCGATCATGCGGCGGCTTACCGACCACTTCGAGGTCCGCAGCACCCCGGGCGCAGGCACCTCGGTGATCCTCGAGCGAATGATTCGCCGCTCGGCCGAGAGCGAAGACGACGACGACATCGCGAGCTGA
- a CDS encoding M20/M25/M40 family metallo-hydrolase: protein MAFSRTFLASAALLALSAAAPARAELPAPPLDPVISAALARVSPAQLRATDERLVAFGTRSTFSEKAGPRRGVFAARDYLVGRFREIARGTHGRMTVSLDTYTQPANPQQRIPREVVISSVIATLKGDEPSARTYVISSHYDSRNTDNYDGVNDAPGADDNGSAVSQAVEAARVLANVPLHATVVFACFDAEEQGLFGSAHYAKTLKEANVDVEGNLNSDIIGASVGDDGVKRDDWVRIFSESLPPGTNVSRVNVIGGENDSPARELARFAKETGDAYGTGLHGVLIYRADRFLRGGDQESFSAQSFPAIRFVEPVENFNHQHQNVRVENGVQYGDLLQYVDFDYLAKVTRYNVAALATLALAPATPKVGMDAAQLSNDTTLRWARVPGAARYEVLRRATTDPAWTNVQDVGDVTSATLKFSKDNWLFGVRAVDAQGHRSPAGYPAPLR from the coding sequence ATGGCTTTCTCTCGTACGTTCTTGGCGAGCGCGGCGCTGCTCGCGCTGAGCGCCGCCGCCCCGGCCCGCGCGGAGCTGCCCGCGCCGCCGCTCGATCCGGTGATCTCCGCCGCGCTGGCCCGCGTCTCGCCAGCGCAGCTGCGCGCGACCGACGAGCGGCTCGTCGCGTTCGGGACGCGCTCGACGTTCTCCGAGAAGGCGGGGCCGCGGCGCGGCGTCTTCGCGGCGCGCGACTACCTCGTCGGCCGCTTCCGCGAGATCGCGCGCGGAACGCACGGTCGGATGACCGTCAGCCTCGACACGTACACGCAGCCCGCGAACCCGCAGCAGCGCATCCCGCGCGAGGTGGTGATCTCTTCGGTGATCGCGACGCTCAAGGGCGACGAACCCTCGGCGCGCACCTACGTGATCTCCAGCCACTACGACTCGCGGAACACCGACAACTACGACGGCGTCAATGACGCGCCGGGCGCCGACGACAACGGTTCGGCCGTTTCGCAAGCGGTCGAGGCGGCGCGGGTGCTGGCGAACGTGCCGCTGCACGCAACGGTCGTGTTCGCGTGCTTCGACGCCGAAGAGCAGGGGCTGTTCGGCAGCGCGCACTACGCCAAGACGTTGAAAGAAGCGAACGTCGACGTCGAGGGCAACCTGAACAGCGACATCATCGGCGCCTCGGTCGGCGACGACGGCGTGAAGCGCGACGACTGGGTGCGCATCTTCTCGGAGTCGCTGCCGCCCGGAACGAACGTTTCGCGCGTCAACGTGATCGGCGGCGAGAACGACTCGCCGGCGCGCGAGCTGGCGCGCTTCGCGAAGGAAACCGGCGACGCGTACGGGACCGGGCTGCACGGCGTGCTGATCTACCGCGCCGACCGCTTTCTGCGCGGCGGCGACCAGGAGTCGTTCAGCGCGCAGAGCTTCCCGGCGATTCGCTTCGTCGAGCCGGTCGAGAACTTCAACCACCAGCACCAGAACGTGCGCGTGGAGAACGGCGTGCAATACGGCGATCTGCTGCAGTACGTCGACTTCGACTACCTCGCGAAGGTGACGCGCTACAACGTCGCCGCGCTGGCGACGCTCGCCCTCGCGCCGGCGACGCCGAAGGTCGGCATGGACGCCGCGCAGCTCAGCAACGACACGACGCTGCGCTGGGCGCGCGTCCCCGGCGCGGCGCGCTACGAGGTCCTTCGCCGCGCGACGACCGATCCGGCCTGGACGAACGTCCAAGACGTCGGCGACGTCACCAGCGCGACGCTGAAGTTCTCCAAGGACAACTGGCTCTTCGGCGTGCGCGCGGTCGACGCGCAAGGCCACCGCTCCCCGGCCGGGTACCCGGCGCCCTTGCGATAG
- a CDS encoding glutamate-1-semialdehyde 2,1-aminomutase yields the protein MNMHSRAALDDVLAGGASSPVRAGRRVGGEPFVCARAEGPYAYDVEDRRYVDYVMAYGPLLFGHKPPFLHSLDALAARGVVHGSTAPDELALAARIRAHLPSMQKLRFTTTGSEAVQSAVRVARAFTGRDAVLKFSGNYHGHFDLALQDAGASAETLDAAHSGIPRAVLGDLAVARYNDLDDVDRVLERVGDRLAAILVEPICGNMGLVETAPGFVEGLRERADRCGALLIFDEIITWLRLGLGGAQTRLGVTPDLTTVGKVLGGGFPLAAFGGRADVMAVLAPDGPCFTGGTHAGMPFAAALGLRVLDHLEEEGPRLYAEMDHSASALAESIRTTLRALELGYAVVQLESILDFKFRPGPPTRSYDDQQRSDQRAYAAFYHAMRARGVLLPPSHNEVMFLSTAHSDDDVALTADAIDASLRELRANGVI from the coding sequence GTGAACATGCACTCTCGCGCCGCGCTTGACGACGTTCTGGCCGGCGGCGCCAGCTCGCCGGTGCGCGCCGGACGCCGTGTCGGCGGCGAACCGTTCGTGTGCGCGCGTGCGGAAGGACCGTACGCGTACGACGTAGAGGACCGCCGCTACGTCGACTACGTCATGGCGTACGGCCCGCTGCTGTTCGGCCACAAGCCGCCGTTTCTGCACAGTTTGGACGCGCTCGCCGCGCGCGGCGTCGTTCACGGTTCGACGGCACCCGACGAGCTCGCGCTCGCCGCGCGGATTCGCGCGCACCTTCCGTCGATGCAGAAGCTGCGCTTCACGACGACCGGCAGCGAAGCGGTGCAGAGCGCCGTGCGCGTCGCGCGCGCGTTCACCGGCCGCGACGCCGTGCTGAAGTTTTCGGGCAACTACCACGGCCACTTCGATCTCGCGCTGCAAGACGCGGGCGCGTCGGCGGAGACGCTGGACGCGGCGCACTCGGGGATCCCCCGCGCGGTGCTCGGCGATCTCGCGGTCGCGCGCTACAACGATCTCGACGACGTCGACCGCGTGCTCGAGCGCGTCGGCGATCGGCTTGCGGCAATTCTGGTCGAGCCGATCTGCGGCAACATGGGGCTCGTCGAAACCGCACCCGGCTTCGTCGAAGGCTTGCGCGAGCGCGCCGACCGCTGCGGCGCCCTGCTGATCTTCGACGAGATCATCACCTGGCTGCGGCTCGGCCTCGGCGGGGCGCAAACACGCCTCGGCGTCACGCCCGATCTCACGACCGTCGGCAAGGTCCTCGGCGGCGGTTTTCCGTTAGCGGCGTTCGGCGGCCGCGCCGACGTCATGGCGGTGCTCGCGCCCGACGGCCCGTGCTTCACCGGCGGGACGCACGCCGGGATGCCGTTCGCCGCCGCGCTGGGACTGCGCGTGCTGGACCATCTCGAAGAAGAAGGACCGCGGCTCTACGCCGAGATGGATCACAGCGCGAGCGCGCTGGCCGAAAGCATCCGCACGACGCTGCGCGCGCTCGAATTAGGGTACGCCGTCGTACAGCTGGAGTCGATCCTCGACTTCAAGTTCCGTCCTGGCCCGCCGACCCGCTCGTACGACGACCAGCAGCGCAGCGACCAGCGCGCGTACGCCGCCTTCTACCACGCGATGCGTGCGCGCGGCGTCCTCCTCCCACCCTCGCACAACGAAGTGATGTTCCTCTCGACCGCCCACTCCGACGACGACGTCGCGCTCACCGCGGACGCAATCGACGCCTCGCTGCGCGAGCTGCGCGCCAACGGGGTGATCTAA
- a CDS encoding DNA-processing protein DprA, whose protein sequence is MNDRIITPDDDEWPRGLRDLRDPPAFLTVRGMLPAGGIAIVGARDAEEDAGAFARRLAARLGRPVISGLARGIDAAAHRGALDAGLPTVAYVGTGLARTFPPEHAELAATIVACGGALASERSNPNDDATEWSLMRRDRLQAAHAEAVVLIVSDLAGGAMHTMRFARDLGRARFVLDGGASGNRAALADGALLLPREADAAASRILAVS, encoded by the coding sequence GTGAACGATCGGATCATCACGCCGGACGATGACGAATGGCCGCGCGGGCTGCGGGACTTGCGCGATCCGCCGGCGTTTCTGACCGTGCGCGGCATGCTGCCGGCCGGCGGCATCGCAATCGTCGGTGCACGCGATGCGGAAGAAGACGCGGGCGCGTTCGCCCGCCGGCTGGCAGCGCGACTCGGCCGCCCGGTGATCAGCGGGCTCGCGCGCGGGATCGACGCGGCGGCGCACCGCGGCGCGCTGGACGCCGGGCTGCCCACCGTCGCGTACGTCGGAACCGGGCTCGCGCGCACGTTTCCGCCCGAGCACGCCGAGCTGGCCGCAACGATCGTCGCGTGCGGCGGCGCGTTGGCCTCCGAACGCTCGAACCCGAACGACGATGCGACGGAGTGGTCGCTGATGCGCCGCGACCGGCTGCAGGCCGCGCACGCCGAGGCCGTCGTCCTCATCGTTTCCGATCTCGCGGGCGGGGCGATGCACACCATGCGGTTTGCGCGCGACCTCGGGCGCGCGCGGTTCGTCCTCGACGGCGGCGCAAGCGGAAACCGTGCCGCGCTCGCCGACGGCGCGTTGCTGCTTCCGCGGGAAGCGGACGCCGCTGCATCGCGTATACTGGCCGTATCGTGA